In one window of Buchnera aphidicola (Schlechtendalia chinensis) DNA:
- a CDS encoding 3-deoxy-7-phosphoheptulonate synthase, translated as MKKTDELRTIRIDPLITPVELAHHYPITSSIMDTVIKARKNIANIMTGTDSRLLVVIGPCSVHDPLAAVEYAQRLNELRKKYFSRLEIVMRTYFEKPRTVVGWKGLISDPDLDGSFRVNHGLSIARKLLLDINSLGLPAATEFLDIVIGQFIADLISWGAIGARTTESQIHREMASALSCPVGFKNGTDGNIRIAIDAIRAASVKHLFLAPNKHGKMTINHTSGNPFGHVIMRGGKSPNYHAKDIDLTVRYLQEFNLPEYLMIDFSHGNCLKQHRRQCDVGESIAKQIRDGSTAIFGVMIESFIEEGSQKVVDEKKLIYGKSITDPCLGWNDSIYILKQLANAVNSRF; from the coding sequence ATGAAGAAAACAGATGAATTGAGAACAATACGAATTGATCCATTAATTACTCCAGTTGAGTTAGCACACCATTATCCGATTACTTCTTCTATTATGGATACTGTTATTAAAGCTAGAAAGAATATAGCTAATATTATGACAGGAACTGATTCGCGTTTGTTAGTTGTAATAGGCCCATGTTCAGTACATGATCCTTTAGCTGCCGTAGAATATGCACAAAGATTAAATGAATTGCGAAAAAAATATTTTTCTCGTCTTGAAATTGTAATGCGTACTTATTTTGAAAAGCCGCGTACTGTAGTAGGATGGAAGGGACTCATTTCAGACCCTGATTTAGATGGTAGTTTTCGTGTTAATCATGGTTTATCAATAGCTAGAAAGTTACTTTTAGATATTAATTCATTAGGTCTCCCGGCTGCTACTGAATTTTTAGACATAGTTATTGGACAATTTATAGCAGATTTAATAAGTTGGGGTGCAATAGGTGCGAGAACTACTGAAAGTCAAATTCATCGTGAAATGGCATCTGCGTTATCTTGCCCGGTAGGATTTAAGAATGGAACTGATGGAAATATACGCATTGCAATAGATGCTATTCGTGCTGCTAGTGTTAAACATTTGTTTTTAGCACCTAACAAGCATGGAAAGATGACTATAAATCATACTAGTGGAAATCCATTCGGTCATGTTATTATGCGTGGAGGAAAATCTCCAAATTATCATGCTAAAGATATAGATTTAACTGTAAGGTATTTACAAGAATTTAATCTTCCAGAATATTTAATGATTGATTTTAGTCATGGAAATTGTTTAAAACAACATAGACGCCAATGTGATGTAGGGGAATCGATAGCTAAGCAAATAAGAGATGGTTCTACTGCTATATTTGGTGTTATGATTGAGAGCTTTATAGAAGAAGGTTCTCAAAAAGTAGTTGATGAAAAAAAATTAATTTATGGAAAATCAATAACAGATCCTTGTTTAGGATGGAATGATAGTATATATATTCTTAAGCAGTTAGCAAATGCTGTGAATAGTCGATTTTAA
- the thrS gene encoding threonine--tRNA ligase: MPVITLSDGRKLIYNSSVSLFEIANDISPNLVKNFCFGNVNDISLSRDTIISYDAYVEIIYNNNLTFLNIIRNTFICILGHAAKELWPNVKIGTGSVIENGFYCDIECDFVFTSSHMSLLESQMLNVCKRKYKVCTHKVTWEKAHKIFQERSEKYKLLVLKNDFDGNKSVSLCFHQNYVDFQFDIAVPDVSFCKYFKLLKFSGVYWDRNKENKILQRIYGTAWASSCDLKKYLEYIAQSEKRDHRKLSKRLDLYHLQEESPGMIFWHHNGMIIFRELKTLIREKLQRYCYQEVKTPSIMDIKIWEKSGHLDNYQDLMFMTSSEKNVYGIKPMNCPGHVQIFNNVLHSYRDLPVRISEFGSCHRNEPSGSLHGLMRIRHFTQDDAHIFCREDQVCDEISNCIKMIYDVYEVFGFKKILVKLSTRPENRIGSDAIWDRAEDNLKFSLKENNILFEYQKGEGAFYGPKIELSLLDCLGRVWQCATIQLDFYLPMNLGAFYIDENNAKVVPIIIHRAVLGSIERFIGILIEEYSGNFPTWISPVQVVIISVNRSHIKYAEKLFNSWFYLGIRVKLDVRSEKVSFKIRECIVKKIPYIVICGDKEVAKNKVTFRTRSGKNVELVDIQYFVSKLQKEIVNRSLHLLEE, translated from the coding sequence ATGCCGGTTATTACGTTATCTGATGGACGTAAATTAATATATAACAGTTCTGTTTCACTTTTTGAAATTGCAAATGATATTTCACCAAATTTAGTAAAAAATTTTTGTTTTGGAAATGTTAATGATATTAGTCTAAGTAGAGATACTATCATAAGTTATGATGCTTATGTCGAAATTATTTATAATAATAATTTAACTTTTTTAAACATTATACGAAATACTTTTATTTGCATTTTAGGACACGCTGCAAAAGAACTTTGGCCGAACGTAAAAATTGGGACAGGTTCTGTCATAGAAAATGGATTCTATTGTGACATAGAATGTGACTTTGTGTTTACGAGTTCACATATGAGTTTATTAGAATCTCAAATGTTAAATGTTTGTAAAAGAAAATACAAAGTTTGTACCCATAAAGTTACGTGGGAAAAGGCACACAAGATTTTTCAAGAGCGTTCTGAAAAATATAAGTTATTAGTTTTAAAAAATGATTTTGATGGTAATAAATCCGTTTCTTTGTGCTTTCATCAAAATTATGTTGATTTTCAATTTGACATTGCCGTTCCGGATGTATCTTTTTGTAAATATTTTAAATTACTAAAATTTTCTGGTGTGTATTGGGATAGGAATAAAGAAAATAAAATTTTACAAAGAATTTATGGAACTGCTTGGGCTTCATCATGCGATTTGAAAAAATATTTAGAGTATATAGCACAGTCTGAAAAACGTGATCATAGGAAATTATCCAAAAGGTTAGATTTGTATCATCTTCAGGAAGAATCCCCGGGTATGATTTTTTGGCATCATAACGGAATGATCATTTTTCGAGAATTGAAAACACTTATACGAGAAAAGTTGCAAAGATATTGTTATCAAGAAGTCAAAACACCATCAATTATGGATATAAAGATTTGGGAAAAGAGTGGGCATTTAGACAATTATCAAGACCTTATGTTTATGACAAGTTCCGAAAAAAATGTATATGGAATTAAACCTATGAACTGCCCTGGTCACGTGCAAATTTTTAATAATGTTCTGCATTCTTATCGAGATCTTCCTGTTCGTATTTCGGAGTTTGGAAGTTGTCATAGAAATGAACCATCAGGTTCTTTACATGGATTAATGAGAATTAGGCATTTTACACAAGATGACGCTCACATTTTTTGTAGAGAAGATCAAGTTTGTGATGAAATTAGTAATTGCATAAAAATGATTTATGATGTATATGAAGTATTTGGTTTTAAAAAAATTTTAGTGAAATTATCAACTCGTCCTGAAAATAGAATTGGAAGCGATGCAATTTGGGATAGAGCTGAAGATAATTTGAAGTTTTCGTTAAAAGAAAATAATATATTATTTGAATATCAAAAAGGAGAAGGTGCATTTTATGGCCCGAAAATTGAATTATCATTACTGGATTGTTTAGGAAGAGTTTGGCAGTGTGCAACTATACAATTAGATTTTTATTTACCTATGAATTTAGGGGCTTTTTATATTGATGAAAATAATGCGAAAGTAGTTCCAATAATAATTCATAGAGCAGTTTTGGGTTCTATCGAACGATTTATTGGGATTTTAATAGAAGAATATTCTGGAAATTTTCCAACATGGATATCTCCTGTTCAAGTAGTAATTATAAGTGTAAATAGAAGTCATATTAAATATGCTGAGAAATTATTTAATAGTTGGTTTTATTTAGGTATACGAGTAAAATTAGATGTAAGAAGTGAAAAAGTTAGTTTTAAGATCAGAGAATGCATTGTAAAAAAAATTCCATATATTGTTATTTGTGGAGATAAGGAAGTAGCTAAAAATAAAGTTACTTTTAGAACTCGATCAGGAAAGAACGTTGAATTAGTAGACATACAATATTTCGTTTCAAAATTGCAAAAAGAAATTGTTAACCGAAGTTTACATCTTTTGGAGGAATAA
- the infC gene encoding translation initiation factor IF-3 has product MKVVKKIQILKPNRINNEIRSSKVRLTDIHGEQIGIVAFHEALKRAKELGVDLVEISPNAEPPVCRIMNYGKFLYQKSKSIKKQKKKQKVVNVKEIKFRPGTDESDYQVKLRNSIRFLENGNKVKITLRFRGREMVHQQIGVKVLNRIKNDLLELSLVEVFPSKIEGRQMIMVLAPKKKQQ; this is encoded by the coding sequence ATTAAAGTCGTAAAGAAAATTCAAATATTAAAACCAAACCGTATAAATAATGAAATTCGTTCTTCTAAGGTACGTTTAACTGATATTCATGGAGAACAGATTGGTATTGTTGCTTTTCACGAAGCTTTAAAGAGAGCAAAAGAATTAGGAGTAGATTTAGTTGAAATTAGTCCGAATGCTGAACCTCCGGTATGTCGTATTATGAACTATGGAAAGTTTTTATATCAAAAAAGTAAATCTATTAAAAAACAGAAAAAAAAACAGAAAGTAGTGAACGTGAAAGAAATAAAATTCCGTCCTGGTACTGATGAAAGTGATTATCAAGTTAAGCTTCGTAATTCTATACGTTTTTTAGAAAATGGAAATAAAGTTAAAATAACTTTGCGTTTCCGAGGACGTGAAATGGTACATCAACAGATTGGTGTAAAGGTATTGAATCGTATTAAAAATGATTTATTAGAATTATCTTTAGTAGAAGTGTTTCCCTCTAAAATAGAAGGTCGTCAAATGATTATGGTTTTAGCACCTAAAAAAAAGCAGCAATGA
- the rpmI gene encoding 50S ribosomal protein L35 gives MPKIKTLRSAAKRFTKTASGMFKRKQANLRHILTKKSSDRKRHLRSKAMVSKCDQKKIRLFLPYL, from the coding sequence ATGCCTAAGATAAAAACTTTGCGTAGTGCAGCTAAACGTTTTACGAAAACTGCATCTGGTATGTTTAAACGTAAACAAGCCAATTTGCGACACATTTTAACAAAAAAATCTTCTGATCGCAAAAGGCATTTGCGTTCGAAGGCAATGGTTTCTAAATGCGATCAAAAAAAGATACGTCTATTTCTACCTTATTTATAA